GACGGCTTCCGTGTGTCTGGAACAGTGCACGGAGGAGACGGCTGCGCTATGCTCGCAGGAGTACCTCTGCAGCTTGCTACCACAGTGTTGCGATACGAACATCTTTTCCTGGGAATCGACCGGCATCAACCGACAGCTGATGTACATGGGTGGGGTGGGACTGGTCGGCTTCCTGATACTGATGGGCATCGAGTTCCGTGTGGTGGAGCGTGTACTGAAACGTCGCAAGCGATCTTCCGGAACGATAACACCAGCAGGCAGCGAGGATCCCACTCAAGATGATGACGTTTTGGAAGAGAAACGACGGGTGAAATCGCTCTCGGATGGTGAGCTGGCAAACAAGAACCTTGTGGCGAGCGATCTGACCAAATACTACGGCAAGTTCCTGGCGGTCAATCAGCTCTCAGTGTCGGTGGAGGGCTCGGAGTGCTTTGGACTGTTGGGCGTAAATGGAGCAGGCAAGACGTCCACGTTCAAGATGCTCACGGGCGATGAAAACATTTCGGCCGGTGAGGCATGGGTGAAGGGCATCAGTCTCAAGAGTAACCTCAACCAGGTGCACAAAGTGATCGGCTACTGTCCGCAGTTCGATGCTCTGCTGGAGGATCTTACAGGCCGCGAGACGATGAAAATCTTTGCCCTGCTGCGAGGTATTCCGCAGCAGGAGATTGCGCTCGAAACGGTACGCCTGGCGGAGGAGCTTAACTTCATGAAGCACATTGACAAGCGCGTCAAGGAGTACAGTGGAGGCAACAAGCGTAAGCTCAGCACAGCGCTCGCCCTGCTAGCCAATCCGGCCGTCGTGTATCTGGACGAACCAACGACCGGGATGGATCCGGGCGCGAAGCGTCACCTCTGGAACGTCATCATCAACGTGAAGAAGGCGGGCAAATCCATCGTCCTGACGTCACACAGCATGGAGGAGTGTGAGGCCCTTTGCACCCGGCTAGCCATCATGGTGAACGGCGAGTTCAAGTGTATCGGCTCGACGCAACACTTGAAGAACAAGTTCTCGAAGGGTTACTTTCTGACGATAAAGCTGAACCGCACGGGCGACGGCTCGACGGCTAATGCCGAACCGGTGCGACAGTTTGTGGCACAGAATTTCGCCCAAGCCGTACTCAAGTAAGTACAAACCCCTTTAAGTATTGGGCCCTAGGATTAATCCCCCTTCTCACACGTCGTTTTAATTGCAGGGAGGAATACCACGATTCGCTCACCTACCACATCACACAGTCCGAGCTGAAGTGGTCGTCGATGTTTGGGCTGATGGAGGAAGCGAAACGGACGCTCGATATCGAAGATTACGCGCTGGGGCAAACCTCACTGGAGCAGGTATTCCTGTTCTTTACCAAATACCAGCGCGTTACCGATGATAACTAGAGAGGAGCCCTGATTAGTGCGTTAAGTTCTACTAACGTACTAGCGACCAGCCAGTTCTTCATTGAGAATACAGCTAGCGGCACCTTATCATCACCACCGTGCGACGTGTTCGTGTACCTGCTAAGTTCGAAAAGAAGGAGAAACAATAGGAACAACATTAGCAAAAAACCGGCCCACTTCCCATTAACTACACACGCATATCTACCACCAGCTGTACAGCTCGGTCGTGAATCATTGACGATATTTCGCTATCATTAATCCCTGTGGATCAATTTTGCGTTCGGCGGTCGGGTCGCTGACGCTCGTACATGGTGGTGTTATCTAGAGCGGGCGATGGAATTTTGTAGGCTAGGGTACTTCTACTCACCCGTAAGGACCCCGTAGAGTGTAGCCACACTCAGCTGAGAGACGAACGAGAGACCAACATCGATAAATGTCCCGCGACCTGTGAGAACTGTTTCAGTCTGTCTCCGGTAGCGTCGGTGATTGTAGCGGACGTCATAAATCTAACAAGTGGACTACACTTTCGCCTCTAAAGGTGTGTATGGGAGTGTGTcggaacgtgtgtgtgtgtgtttcacgtGGAAGTAGAACAAGGATAATAGATTATTGAGTGGGGGTGAAGTGGGTGACGCCACCTGCACATTATAAGTTAGCCGGTAGTTTCCCATCGCCGATGGACGATGTAATTATATCGCCGTTGCCGTACCGGGGGTGTGATGATGCCGAAGAAGGTGTCCCGTGGGTTGGCTAAACGTTTCGACCGTGAACTCTTACGTGGGAGAAGTGTTGTTTTTGGGGTGAAAGTTGAAGGacatacgaaaacaaaaacagaagaagaagcgagTAGTAATGATCGAGCTGATAAAATCAGAGTGGAGCTATGAGATACATAGTGTCATATGGGTCAGTTTAGTTGTAACAGTCGTGTGAAAGTGTTCCCTTTTTCAAACGCAAAAATAATAGGTTTAATGTTGGAATAAACGAATTTAAAGAACCGTTTAAGTGTTTGCAAAGAAAGAGTCTTCAGTtcttttgtggtttttgtgttAAATATCTAAAACATCAAAAAGTCGTTACGGTATCCTCAAGGCATGAGTCATCCGTTTACGAAACCTCTGGAATGATAttaacaaaatcaaacatgaAGCCGACACTCCCGATAAAAATGCCTCATCATCCCCCAACCCGCTTGATCAAGTGGAAAATCTGTCAACTCATTCTTAAGCGCAAGCAAATCATCGTCCCATTTTGCTGCCAGTCACCCCTCACAATAATATCTTTAGTTATCTATACCTGTGGGCTTAATCGAAAGTAAAAGGCGATAAAGATTATCACACAACTCTctataaaaaatacacatttaGCTCAGATTTCTAAACAAGCAACTGTTGTTCGTCGTGTGATGTTTTTGCGCACCGGAAATGGCGAACACCACCGCGTAACGCGTAACGAATGATAAGACCGCGCGCGGTTATCCCTCACTGTATCGATCGAGCCTGTGTGTTTAAGTGTTGGTTTTAATGAGCCGAAACATGGTCTTATTCTCCCCTGATTTCAGTTATTGCATAGGTAACCAAAAATGAGCACCTCAAATTGGGGCAAGTTCGTCTTGCTCCTGTGGAAAAATTGGATCATCACCAAACGGCACTACCTACAGACGTTCTTCGAAATAGCTATCCCCGTGCTGGCCTGCATCCTGCTGATCGTGATCCGTGGACTAGTCGATGCGGAAGAGTTCGAGCAGCCAACCATCTTTAATCCGCTCGAGCTGAACACCATCTCACATCTTAGGTAGGTGGCTGAAAAGGGGTGAAGAAGTGCATGTGAATGGTCAGTGCTGATGAAAATCTCTCCTTTTTGTGTGTAGAAATAATTCCCAAATAGATCCACCGATCATCTACTCGATCGCATACTCACCACAAAGTCCATTGCTGCAGAGCATCGTAGAACGATCCACCGCCTACCTGGATGAAGAGTTGGCAGTGATAGCGTTCAACAGTTCCCAAACACTCCAGGCTCATCTGCAGGTGAACAATATCCTCGTTGGAATCGAATTTCCCGACATCTATGCGGTGAGTTCTCCGATCTCGCAGATACTTTACCGAACAATACCATAAACCACCTTTTGTGTTTTCCCTGATAGAACTTGACGCAACTACCGGAGCAGACCGTGCTGTCGTTGCGATACCCGAGCGAGATGCGCACGTTCCGCGAGACGGGCACCGAGTTTTGGAACAACTGGCAAACGGAGCGACTGTTTCCGCCGTTTCAAGTGCCCGGTGCGCGACAGTTCGAACGCGACGATGGTGGCTATCCGGCGAACTACTACAACGAGACGTTCCTGCAGATTCAGAGTGCCATTTCGCGGTCAATTCTGCAGCAGCGCGATCCCAACTATCAGTTCCCGGATGTGTATCTGAGTGTAAGCGCAGTCACCTCACAGGAGCACAGGACGTATCACATCTAACAACGTACCTTCTGTATCTTTTCCACAGCGCTATCCATATCCTCCCTTCTACAGTGACAACCTGCTAGTGGGATTAGAAAATTTGCTCCCACTGATCATAGTGATCGCTTTCTTCTACACCTGCATCAACACGGTCAAGTACATTACGGTGGAGAAGGAGCGACAGCTAAAGGAGGCGATGAAGATCATGGGCCTTTCCAGCTGGCTGCACTGGTCGGCCTGGTTCGTTAAGTGCATCAGCCTACTGCTCATTTCGATCTCCATCATTACCGTGCTACTCTGCGTCAgcatcaccaccaacacggAGCTGGCTATCTTCACGTTCGCCAACTGGTTCGCGATCTGGTTCTATCTGTTTATCTACAGCCTCGCCACCATCACGTTCTGCTTCATGATGAGCACGTTCTTCTCCAAAGCGAACACGGCGTCCGGCATAGCCGGGCTGATGTGGTTCGTGTTTGTGATGCCGTACAACATTGCCTTCTCGAACTACGACACGATGTCACTGTCGGTGAAGCTGGCCCTCTGCCTATTCCACAACTCCGGCATGTCGTTCGGGTTTATGTTGATTATGCGCCACGAAGGCACCACGAACGGGTTGCAGTGGTCGAACATGTTCGATCCGGTGACGGTCGACGATGATCTGAGCGTTGGtgcgacgatgatgatgctgctggcaGATGCCGTGATCTATCTCGTGATTGCCCTGTACGTGGAGAAGGTGTTCCCGGGCGAGTACGGTGTCGCGGAGCCGTGGTACTTCccggtgacgaaaaagttctGGACAAGCCAGGTCACACCGGCGGGCGGTGAGGAGGGAGGTGAGCAACAGCACGACACTGACGGATCAACTACCGTGGAAGCGGAACCCGTGGGCAAGTACGCCGGAATTCGTATCAAAGGTTTGCGGAAAGTGTTCAACAAGACGAAGGTTGCCGTCAAGGGACTCCATTTGAGTATGTTCGAGGATCAAATCACGGTCCTGCTGGGGCACAATGGAGCCGGCAAGACGACCACCATGTCCATGCTGACCGGTGTCTTCTCACCCACGTCCGGGACGGCCCTGATAAATGACTGCGACATTCGCACCAACATCGAGGGTGCACGCAAATCGCTCGGCCTATGTCCGCAGCACAATGTGCTGTTCAACGAGATGACTGTTTCGGAGCACATCAAATTCTTCGCCCGGCTAAAGGGCGTCGAAAGCAAAGGCATACCGCAGGAGATCGATCACTACGTGTCGGTGCTGCAGCTGGAGGATAAACGGCACGCCCAAAGCCACACGCTGTCGGGTGGTATGAAGCGCAAGCTGGCCGTTGGTGTGGCGCTGTGCGGAGGTTCCAAGGTGGTATTCTGTGACGAGCCAACGTCTGGTATGGATCCGACAGCTCGGCGTGCGCTGTGGGATCTACTGATTCAGGAGAAGAAGGGACGCACCATTTTACTCTCCACGCACTTCATGGATGAGGCAGACATATTGGGCGATCGCATCGCGATCATGGCGGACGGTGAACTGAAAGCGGCAGGGTCGTCGTTTTTCCTGAAGAAACGTTTCGGCGTTGGCTATCGGTTGATCTGCGTTAAGGAGGATGGTTGTGATTCGACGCGTGTAACAGACCTGATGCGAAAGCACATCCCCAACCTGGACGTCGACACCGACATCGGTACGGAGTTGTCGTACGTGCTGGATGATGAGTACACCGCGCTGTTCCAACCATTACTACAGGATCTTGAGACACACTCCACATCTCTAGGCATTAGCAGCTACGGCATCTCGTTAACGACGCTCGAGGAAGTGTTTCTGCGTGTTGGTAGTGACTCACACGCACTAGACAAGAAGCCCAACGGAACGGACCAGCCAGCCCAGCCGTACGCCCTTACGGAAACTTGGAATGGGTCCACCGTTACGCTAACGCTCGATGATCAAGATCAGAAGCTACTGACTGGATTCCCGCTACTTTCGAACCAACTTCAGGCAATGCTGCTCAAGAAGGCAATCGCTACAAAGCGCAGCTGGATAGCACTACTCGTGCAGATCTTTATACCAATCTTTTTCGTAATCATGACAGTGGTCATCGTGCGCTCGTTCCCGGACGCTCTCTCGCTTCCAGCCCTTCCGATCGGGTTTGACAGCTACTCCAGTACCGTCACTGTGCTGGAAGGAACATCAGCTGACACTAGCGTGATACAGGCCTATCAGCAACTGTTCGAAGGGGCAGGCTCCAGTCGTTCGCTCGTAACGGTTACGGAACCAATGGTGGACTACATTCTCAAACGGTACGAACAAAACTTGCCCCAGGTTAACAATGAGTTCATGGTGGGAGCATCGATCACACCGACCAACCACACGGTTTGGTTCAATGCGCAAGGATTCCACACGGCCCCGCTGGCGGTGAGCACGTTCTACAATGCGATGCTGCGCACGGTTTGCGCCCAGTGTTCGATACTGATCACGAACGATCCGTTACCATTCCGGCCAGAGACAAGGGTAGGATATTTTGGTGCTACATCGATAGCTTCATTGCAACTAATCACATCTCATCTCTGTGATCTTTCCAGTTCACACAACTACAGGCAGGAAACAACATGGGGTTCCAGCTGGCGTTCAACACCGGGTTTGCGATGGCATTCGTGGCCGCGCTCTACATCATGTTCTACATTAAGGAGCGAGTGACCAGGTCGAAACTGCTGCAGTTTGTGAGCGGTGCCAACGTTCTCGGCTTTTGGCTCATCTCCTTCCTGTGGGATTTTATGACCTTCTTCGTAACGATCATGTTCTATGTTGCGGTGCTGGCAGCGTTCCAGGAAGATGGATGGTCTACTGGAGATGAGATAGGTAAGACCAACCGTCATCTTCTTGCTTTCCGATACAGACATTAAGGTGGCTCTTCCTTCGTCTTTCTAGGTCGTGTAATTCTGGTGATGGTCGTGTTTGGATTTGCCTTCCTACCGCTCACCTATCTGCTGTCGTTCGCGTTCGACATCCCGGCGAGCGGGTTCGTTAAGGTGATGATCCTTAACATCTTCACCGGTACGATCTTCTTCATGAccgtgtttttgctgctgttcgaTGGGTTCGATCTGCGCCACGTGGCCGAGGGTATGGAATGGGCCTTCCTTATATTCCCACTGTTTGCGCTCAGCCATTCGCTTAGCAACATGAACATTGCCGTCGCCACGCAGCAGGTGTGCGACTCGCAGTGCGCACTAATACCAAACTGTACGCCGGAGTTGCTGTGCCGCGTCTTTCCCCAATGCTGCAGTAAGTGTTGGTGCAGTATCTCTTTGGAAGGATCGCTAGCTAATCACAATGTTTACTATTCCAGATACTGAAATATTCACCTTCGAGCGTACCGGCATCAGTCGCAACCTGATGTACATGTTTGTGGTTGGGTTGATCTccttcctgctgctgatgtgCATCGAGTACCGTGTCATCGATCGGGTCTTTAAGCGCAAGTCCAAGCAGGCCGCTCCACCCAGCGAATCGGACGAGATCGATTCGGACGTGCGGATGGAGAAGCTGCGTGTTCGTGGACTGACTGAAGGTGAAATCGCGGCCAACAATCTGGTCCTGCGGGACGTCACCAAGTACTATAAGAAGTTCCTCGCCGTCAATCAACTCTCGCTGGCGGTAGAACACTCCCAGTGCTTCGGACTGCTCGGTGTGAATGGTGCCGGCAAGACGACTACCTTCAAGATGATGACGGGCGATGAGAACATTTCGTACGGTGAAGCTTGGGTCAATGGGGTAAGCTTAAACAGCAACATGAACGAGGTGCATCGTCGAATCGGGTACTGTCCCCAGTTTGATGCGCTGATCGATGATCTCACTGGGCGCGAAACGCTCCGAATCTTTGCCCTGCTGCGCGGAATACCGAAGTCGGAGATAGCGGCCCTATCGAGCCGGTTGGCAGAGGAGCTTAACTTTGCGAAACACATCGACAAGCAGACCAAGGCGTACAGTGGAGGCAACAAGCGTAAGCTCAGCACGGCGCTGGCACTGATGGGCAATCCGGCCGTGGTGTATCTGGACGAACCGACGACCGGGATGGACCCGGGTGCTCGCCGGCAGCTTTGGGACGTTGTGTGCAAGGAACGGGCGGCTGGTAAAGCCATCGTGCTGACGTCACACAGCATGGAGGAGTGTGAGGCGCTCTGCACGCGGCTGGCCATCATGGTGAATGGAGAGTTTAAATGTCTCGGATCGACGCAACACTTGAAGAATAAGTTCTCCAATGGGTACTTCCTCACAATAAAGCTGAAGCGTACGGAAGTAGTCAATACGGGACGGATTGATGAGGTGAAGCAGTACATCGTGGAGCGGTTCCCGGAGGCAGAATTGAAGTAAGGAGCAGAGAGGCACGAAGCTGATTGCAATGTAAATCATTAATATcatatttgtttgttctttgcAGGGAAGAGTATCTCGAATCGGTGACGTACCAGATTCCGTCGGCCAACACTCGATGGTCCACCATGTTCGGCATCATGGAGGACGCCAAGAAGGTGCTCGACATCGAGGACTACGCTCTTGGACAGACTTCGCTCGAGCAGGTGTTTCTGTACTTCACGAAATTCCAGCGAGTAGAAGACTAAAAGAAGCCTACGCTAACTGCCGACTATGAGTCATCACGTACCTCACGCATCTGATGGTGTGGTGCCAATCGATGAAGGATCTTCTTTTCTGACCTCTACTTTACGGGTAGGCTGTATACATGTAGTACTATTTATTTGTGTTGGAAAGTATTTTGTAAAAGAAACGtattaaatatattaaaagCACTAAAAAACAGAACTGACAACCGTGCCGAAACTTCCATATTTTTCGGATATCTACGTACGAAAGACTACAGGCGTATGGGTTACACTAAAGATCTCACAGAATATACAACGATCCATATCTGCTTTGCTTTTATTCAATCAATCGAGGAAGTGAATTCTATCCACACAGTGCAATGCACTGGCCGTTCCGCTACTCGTACTTGCATATTGGTTTTCCCGTTTGATTGTATCAAATATTTACTTGAAAAGACGGAGAAGCAGGAGGAAACAAAAGAAGGAAGTCGAAACCAAGACTGACACAGTCGTCCTTTCTTAAGATAGGCGAATTAGAAAGGGGAAACgagtttaatgtttaattgtAATGCAGACAACATGTCTATGCTTTTCATATAACGAACATTCAAAATGGCGACTTCACGTGACTAAATTTAGCATCCCTCCTTCCCGGGACAGTTATACCTAATCCGAGGCGGAAACGTATCGGTTATGGATGATGCAGCAACATCATGCCGCGTCCCATTATCTGTGTAGATGAAACGTTCCGTTCCTTGCCCGTGGGGCGGGGCGTGGTTTTGTAGTTCAAAATACTTTACGTTTTGAATGTAATACATAATGCCACACCAACGAGTAGAGGTGGaaaacatttttgcaaaatgtgtcTATATTTACTGCCGTGGCCCTGTGGGTGCACAGATTCTTTCCTACCAATTAGGCACCAACACAGAGAGGCAGCAATCAACTACCATAGTTTAAATAAGGTGCATCCTATAACGCCGGGTGGACGACACAGGGGGAGGTAAATTCAGTTGTGTAGGATGATATCGACTACGCGCTCGCGAACAGTCTTGCAATAAGTGGCAGTGGATGACAGTGAAACTGGCGCGCCCCAAAGTGAGAGTGTTATACACTAGGTGTCCGTTATatgtctgtgtttttttttttttgttatagcCACCCAATAACCCACCTTATTGCAAGATCATAGGAAGGGAATGGGGAGTGTTGGGGGGACAAAACGAGCGCTTCTACTTACTGAACAGCAATGGTATCGGCATGTTTCCGCGCACCGGCCTACTTACGCTGTGCCGGGGGAACGTACATGGGTCGCTGTTCGCGATACTTCACACCTCCTCGCTGCTgtccgtgctgctgctgctgagccaTCTGTGACTGGTGATGATGTTGCGCCATATGTccaccctgctgctgctgatgctgttgatgctgttgatgctgttgctgctgttgggcgAGGTGATGCggatgatgctgttgctgttgcggcggcggcggctgctgttgctgctgctgctgatggaggTGATGCTGCGGCGTTACTGGCTGATACTGATTCATCGCCGGCGGCAGTTGACCCTGTCCGGGGGGCGTCTGCATCGGGGCGGCGACCGGTGGCATCGGGCCCGGCTTATACTGCGCATAGTGCGCGTGCTGGGCAACGTCCTGCATTGGCGCTTGGTACGCACCGGGAGCGGCCGCCATCTGCGGTTGATGGTGATGGGGTGGCAGTGGTGCCGGCACATGTCCAGGGTGGTGTTGCGGTGGAAGATGCGGATGGCCTGGATGGGGAGCGTACGGTAcgggggctgctgctgctgctgttgctgctgctgccgcctgATGCGGTGGAGCCATGTGCTGTGGAGCCGGTGCGGGATGGTACCCGATTGCCATCGGGGCGGGTGCGGCCGGACTGGCTGCTTGCGTGATGGGAATACAGTCCGTTTTCAGCACCTCCTCGTAATTGCCGTACTCGAGAAAGTGAACGACGAACGTGTTCTTCGAAGTGTCCGTAATTTCCGCTGTGTAGAACtgtgaaaataaaagcaaaaaagggatGAGGCAAAGTTTTTCAGCACTATAAGACAAAAGGTTTCAATTTGTATGCTTACCCCACCATCTTCCCAGTATTTTGCCAAGCATCGATCGCCTATTTTCCAGTTCGTGTAGACGGCCGGAATGGCCGCCGTAGCAGGGGGAGCCATCGCTGGTGCCATCGGCATGCTGGTCGGGGCAAGGGTACCGTGGGCTGGCACTGACCCTGGAGATGGTGCCGTAGCGAGCACGGCGGGTTGCGGTTGTGCCAGTACGCCCGTCGGAGTGACACTCACCGGCATTGGCACCACGTTCGGGCCGACCGGCGACACAGTAGGCGGAACGGGCCCTGGAGTGCCCAGATGCgggggctgctgctgttgctgctgctgctgctgcatcggaTCGTACTGTTGCGGGCTTTTCATCACGTTCATGGCATAGGCGTCGTTCGTTTGCTTGTTCGGGTAGCCCATCTGGATCTGGTACGGATTGTACCCGTTCGGCAGCGGCATGAAGTTCTTCGGGCCACCAACACCCGGCGAGGGTGCCGTTGCGCCAGGAGAGGGACCACCGGGGCCAGTTGGCATTGGTACACTGGGCGGTGAGGCTACCTGCGGTGCccgttgctgctgatggtgttgctgctgctggtggtgatggtgttgctgctgatgttgctgctgatgttgctgttgatgatgctgttgatggtgctgctgctgtggttgttgttgctgctgtggttgttgatgctgctgctgctgctgctgctgctgctgcagctgctgttgttgtgattGAACAGCCGACGAGGAGTGATTGTTCGCGTTCATCTGCTTCGCGCTGTGTTTGTTGCCAGTCGATGAGGAGGTGGAAGAGGAGGCAGGGCCGGACGACTGAGCGAccgtgctgttgttgttgttgctactgTTCGTGGCATTGTAGCCCGACGACGCCTTGTTGCCGCCAAGGTGCATGCCTCCCATCTGTTCCGCCACTTGGTTCaccttgctgttgctgttagCGTTCGAGGCTCCGTGCTGCTTGCCCGTGCCTGACGAACCGTACGATGACGCCTGCTGCTCGGCTGGTTTGTTCTGCGCAGCGCTGGAATGCTGCTGCGACCCGTGGCCCTTCCCCTTTTTGGATTGCTGCGagttggtggtgttggtgctggCACTAGTAGCGGTGGATTGTGTTGCACTCACACCACTGTACTTATGAGATTCATCCTTACCTCCACCATAACGTCCACCTTTGTTCGAGTTCTAAAAATATAAGAAAGGGAATTAAAATGCGTTCAAACAGAAGCACCTAAAACCGAGCTACCCATACCTTGGAGCCAGTGTTACCGCTACCGCCGCCATAATTGTTACCATGGTTACCACTGCCGCCAGTTGGTTGGTTGTAGTGATTGTtagcgttgttgttgttgttgttgctgctgttgcctcCGTTCGCTGTATTGCCCTGGTGCTGCTGATTGTGATAGCCGGACTGCTTGGATGGATTTCCGTAGgatgattgctgctgctgctgctgggatgTCGCATTCTGATGGTTAGAGCCGGTGTTTTGCGATCCGGAACCTGAtttgccgccaccaccaccactagtCTGGCGGTTTTCATTACCCCCCTGTCCATGTCCGTGCTGAGATTGTTGCTGATTTCTGCCCTCCGAGCCGTAGCTGTTGCCGTATCGGTCCGCATTCTCGTTGGACTGTCCTTTGCCACCGTACTTTCCTCCCTTGCCGGAATGGCTGTTActattgctgttgttgttgttgaagccGTCTTGACGCTGTtgctgtggttgttgttgttgctgctgctgctgctggttgttgTGACTGTATCCGGAGCTTTGATGTTGCTGGTTGTATTTGGAATCACCTCCACGACTGTTTCCACCCCGCCCACCGGATGACGGGTTGTTGGATGCATTGGAGGAATGGTTTTCGTTCGCTCCTCGGTAACGGCTGTTGCCCGACGAACCGTAGTAATCCGATTGTTTGTAGTTTGAGGATTGCTGCTGGTCACGCTGCTGATCCCGCTGCTGGTCACGCTGCTGGTCACGCTGCTGATCCCGCTGCTGATCTCGATGCTGATCCCTATTCGATTCCCGATGGTGATCACGCTGCTGCACCTGGTTCGAATACTGCCCATGGCCCTGCTGGTGATGCTGATCGCCTCTGTCGCCACGGCCGCCTCTGTCCCCGCGTTCACGACCCGACGACGAGGTGACGGTGTTGCGGTTGgcaaaactgctcgaaatatTGTTCTCAAAGCGTTGGTTGTAATTTTTAGAGCTTCCACCATTAACCACAGCGCCGCCGGAATGGTGGTTGTCAGTCTGGTTCGTTCGGTTTGCTCCTCCACCGCCTCGTTCGGTTCGTTCCGAACCTCCGCCCGACGATTGCTGGCTCTTGGCCGAGTGACCGCCCCGATTGCCGCCCGTCTGCCGGCCGGCACTTTCACCCCGCGCTCGGTCCTTCTGCTCCTTCTGCTGTTCGTGCGGGGTCGATTCTTTGCTCGATTTCTTCCCTCCGCCACCACCCCGGGACGCAGCCGGCTCAGTGTCCTGCAGTATATCGCCGAAATAGTCAAACAGCGACACCTTCTCGGACGGTTTGCCCTGCAGCTCCGCCTCCTCGTCCCGCTTGCCGTATCCTCCTCGCTTGCCGCCCAGCTTACCACTGCCCTCCGGCTTTCCACCAACACCGCCGGCCGCAGCGTCGGCCGCTTGCGCCTGCTTCCGGTCCTCTATCCGCTGCAGATTGCTGAGCGCCCGGTGCACGTTGTTGCGCGTCAGCTTGAGCGCGTGCGTCGCCTGCTCCTCGGTGAAGCCCTTGTCCATGATTTTCTGCACGTTCGCGTCGACCATCTGCTTCGCGCCGCCGCCGAACGTTTTCTTCGTGCCGAGCTTGGTCGCCTCCGCGATCGCGTCGTTGCGCAGCGCGTTGAAGGCCGTGTTTTCCGTCGACTC
This genomic interval from Anopheles merus strain MAF chromosome 3L, AmerM5.1, whole genome shotgun sequence contains the following:
- the LOC121600613 gene encoding phospholipid-transporting ATPase ABCA3-like, which codes for MSTSNWGKFVLLLWKNWIITKRHYLQTFFEIAIPVLACILLIVIRGLVDAEEFEQPTIFNPLELNTISHLRNNSQIDPPIIYSIAYSPQSPLLQSIVERSTAYLDEELAVIAFNSSQTLQAHLQVNNILVGIEFPDIYANLTQLPEQTVLSLRYPSEMRTFRETGTEFWNNWQTERLFPPFQVPGARQFERDDGGYPANYYNETFLQIQSAISRSILQQRDPNYQFPDVYLSRYPYPPFYSDNLLVGLENLLPLIIVIAFFYTCINTVKYITVEKERQLKEAMKIMGLSSWLHWSAWFVKCISLLLISISIITVLLCVSITTNTELAIFTFANWFAIWFYLFIYSLATITFCFMMSTFFSKANTASGIAGLMWFVFVMPYNIAFSNYDTMSLSVKLALCLFHNSGMSFGFMLIMRHEGTTNGLQWSNMFDPVTVDDDLSVGATMMMLLADAVIYLVIALYVEKVFPGEYGVAEPWYFPVTKKFWTSQVTPAGGEEGGEQQHDTDGSTTVEAEPVGKYAGIRIKGLRKVFNKTKVAVKGLHLSMFEDQITVLLGHNGAGKTTTMSMLTGVFSPTSGTALINDCDIRTNIEGARKSLGLCPQHNVLFNEMTVSEHIKFFARLKGVESKGIPQEIDHYVSVLQLEDKRHAQSHTLSGGMKRKLAVGVALCGGSKVVFCDEPTSGMDPTARRALWDLLIQEKKGRTILLSTHFMDEADILGDRIAIMADGELKAAGSSFFLKKRFGVGYRLICVKEDGCDSTRVTDLMRKHIPNLDVDTDIGTELSYVLDDEYTALFQPLLQDLETHSTSLGISSYGISLTTLEEVFLRVGSDSHALDKKPNGTDQPAQPYALTETWNGSTVTLTLDDQDQKLLTGFPLLSNQLQAMLLKKAIATKRSWIALLVQIFIPIFFVIMTVVIVRSFPDALSLPALPIGFDSYSSTVTVLEGTSADTSVIQAYQQLFEGAGSSRSLVTVTEPMVDYILKRYEQNLPQVNNEFMVGASITPTNHTVWFNAQGFHTAPLAVSTFYNAMLRTVCAQCSILITNDPLPFRPETRFTQLQAGNNMGFQLAFNTGFAMAFVAALYIMFYIKERVTRSKLLQFVSGANVLGFWLISFLWDFMTFFVTIMFYVAVLAAFQEDGWSTGDEIGRVILVMVVFGFAFLPLTYLLSFAFDIPASGFVKVMILNIFTGTIFFMTVFLLLFDGFDLRHVAEGMEWAFLIFPLFALSHSLSNMNIAVATQQVCDSQCALIPNCTPELLCRVFPQCCNTEIFTFERTGISRNLMYMFVVGLISFLLLMCIEYRVIDRVFKRKSKQAAPPSESDEIDSDVRMEKLRVRGLTEGEIAANNLVLRDVTKYYKKFLAVNQLSLAVEHSQCFGLLGVNGAGKTTTFKMMTGDENISYGEAWVNGVSLNSNMNEVHRRIGYCPQFDALIDDLTGRETLRIFALLRGIPKSEIAALSSRLAEELNFAKHIDKQTKAYSGGNKRKLSTALALMGNPAVVYLDEPTTGMDPGARRQLWDVVCKERAAGKAIVLTSHSMEECEALCTRLAIMVNGEFKCLGSTQHLKNKFSNGYFLTIKLKRTEVVNTGRIDEVKQYIVERFPEAELKEEYLESVTYQIPSANTRWSTMFGIMEDAKKVLDIEDYALGQTSLEQVFLYFTKFQRVED